The following are encoded together in the Xanthomonas sacchari genome:
- a CDS encoding DedA family protein/thiosulfate sulfurtransferase GlpE — MQDLIARYGLGLVFVNVLALSLGLPVPALPTLILVGATYALLDGAAMWSALLGALSVSIAASLLGDLLWFGAGRRYGNRTLQSLCRLSLSRDTCMKRTERFYARWGVRVLAVAKFVPGLSMVSVPMAGAMRVRPVAFLRYDALGAALWAGVGLLLGLCFADQVQDLLDWLSLLGRRAALLLGGLLALYVGYRAWRRHSLRKAMEMRRIDVDELRALLQGETPPLLLDIRAPGYRTLEPFAIPGALEVDDRQVDALVARLPRDRRIVIYCACPNEVSAAILAKRLRQHAFEDVLPLRGGLDAWRAAGHPLVALDAAAAVAPPPKGDTIAA; from the coding sequence ATGCAGGACCTGATTGCGCGCTACGGACTCGGGCTGGTCTTCGTCAACGTCCTGGCCTTGTCGCTGGGCCTGCCGGTACCGGCGCTGCCCACGTTGATCCTGGTCGGGGCGACCTATGCGCTGCTCGATGGCGCGGCGATGTGGAGTGCGCTGCTCGGCGCCTTGTCGGTGTCGATCGCGGCGAGCTTGCTCGGCGACCTGCTGTGGTTCGGTGCCGGGCGTCGTTACGGCAATCGCACCCTGCAGTCGCTGTGCCGGCTGTCGCTGTCGCGCGACACCTGCATGAAGCGCACCGAGCGCTTCTATGCCCGCTGGGGCGTGCGCGTGCTGGCGGTGGCCAAGTTCGTGCCGGGCCTGTCGATGGTGTCGGTGCCGATGGCCGGCGCGATGCGTGTGCGCCCGGTGGCCTTCCTGCGCTACGACGCGCTGGGCGCGGCCTTGTGGGCGGGCGTCGGGTTGTTGCTGGGCCTGTGCTTCGCCGACCAGGTGCAGGACTTGCTGGACTGGCTGAGCCTGCTCGGCAGGCGCGCGGCGCTGCTGCTGGGCGGCCTGCTGGCGCTGTACGTCGGCTACCGCGCCTGGCGCCGGCACTCGCTGCGCAAGGCGATGGAGATGCGGCGCATCGACGTCGACGAACTGCGCGCGCTGCTGCAGGGCGAGACGCCGCCGCTGCTGCTGGACATTCGCGCTCCCGGCTACCGCACGCTGGAGCCGTTCGCCATTCCCGGTGCGCTGGAAGTGGACGATCGCCAGGTCGACGCGCTCGTCGCCCGCTTGCCGCGCGATCGCAGGATCGTTATCTACTGCGCCTGCCCGAACGAGGTCTCGGCCGCGATCCTGGCCAAGCGCTTGCGCCAGCACGCGTTCGAGGACGTGCTGCCGCTGCGCGGTGGGCTGGATGCGTGGCGTGCGGCGGGCCATCCGCTGGTCGCGCTGGACGCTGCGGCTGCAGTGGCGCCGCCGCCGAAGGGCGACACGATCGCGGCGTGA
- a CDS encoding alpha/beta fold hydrolase, which translates to MSAAPIAATAVAEHALPVAAADGHRWTLLARVPDAPRQALLWLPALGVAARHYLPFAEALAAHGVAVFLHEWRGNGSSTLRPSRQCDWGYRALLQLDLPASQAAIARHGIAAPLLVGGHSLGGQLACCYASLQPQAFAALWLVASGTPYWRRFPAPRGYLLPLAYRLVPWLAQRQGVLHGRRLGFGGTEARGLIADWARVGRSGRYAAAGLAIDLEARLAHLTLPVRGVVLQDDWLAPESSLRGLLDKLATPAPHLHRLDATQLGVATDHFAWMKRPAAVAAALLGEDR; encoded by the coding sequence ATGAGCGCAGCGCCCATCGCCGCGACGGCGGTCGCCGAGCACGCCCTGCCCGTCGCCGCGGCCGACGGTCATCGCTGGACCTTGCTGGCGCGCGTTCCCGACGCACCGCGGCAGGCGCTGCTGTGGCTGCCGGCGCTGGGCGTGGCCGCGCGCCATTACCTGCCGTTCGCCGAAGCGCTGGCCGCGCACGGCGTGGCGGTGTTCCTGCACGAATGGCGCGGCAACGGCAGCAGCACGCTGCGGCCGTCGCGGCAATGCGACTGGGGCTATCGCGCCCTGCTGCAACTGGATCTGCCCGCCAGCCAGGCGGCGATTGCCCGGCATGGCATCGCGGCACCGCTGCTCGTCGGCGGCCACAGCCTCGGCGGACAGCTCGCCTGCTGCTACGCCAGCCTGCAGCCGCAGGCCTTCGCCGCGCTGTGGCTGGTCGCCAGCGGCACGCCGTACTGGCGCCGATTCCCCGCGCCGCGCGGCTATCTGCTGCCGTTGGCGTATCGCCTGGTGCCATGGCTGGCGCAGCGGCAGGGCGTGCTGCATGGTCGCCGCCTGGGCTTCGGCGGTACCGAAGCGCGCGGCCTGATCGCCGACTGGGCGCGCGTGGGCCGCAGCGGCCGCTACGCCGCGGCCGGGCTGGCCATCGACCTGGAGGCGCGCCTGGCGCACCTGACGCTGCCGGTGCGCGGCGTGGTGCTGCAGGACGACTGGCTGGCGCCGGAGAGTTCGCTGCGCGGCCTGCTGGACAAGCTGGCCACGCCGGCACCGCACCTCCATCGCCTGGACGCCACGCAGCTTGGCGTGGCCACCGACCATTTCGCCTGGATGAAGCGGCCCGCCGCCGTGGCCGCGGCGCTGCTGGGCGAGGATCGGTGA
- a CDS encoding LysR substrate-binding domain-containing protein, which translates to MLKLSLDALQILDAIDRRGSFSAAGKALHKVPSTISYTVAKLEEDLGVQLFERIGPKAVPTAAGAELLREGRHLLRAAGDLELRVRRVASGWETEFALGLDAVFAPECLAQDMAAFYAVADRTRLRVVQESLSGTWEALLDRRVDLLVGAAGEGPSGGGYVTEPLGTLPFVFAVAPSHPLAQAPEPLSRSQLSAHRAIAVADSARRLLPRTVGLLFGQDALTVPDMRSKYRLQLAGLGFGFLPEPYARAALARGTLVRKAVEEPKPDEVFQLAWRSGEEGAALAWWRARMRQSGVFAAWLAQMAARLDEGV; encoded by the coding sequence ATGCTCAAGCTCAGCCTCGATGCCCTGCAGATCCTCGACGCCATCGACCGTCGCGGCTCGTTCTCGGCCGCCGGCAAGGCGCTGCACAAGGTGCCGTCGACCATCTCCTACACCGTCGCCAAGCTGGAGGAGGACCTGGGCGTGCAACTGTTCGAGCGGATCGGGCCGAAGGCGGTGCCGACCGCCGCGGGGGCCGAGCTGCTGCGCGAAGGCCGCCACCTGCTGCGCGCCGCTGGCGACCTGGAACTGCGCGTGCGCCGCGTCGCTTCGGGCTGGGAGACCGAGTTCGCGCTGGGCCTGGATGCGGTGTTCGCGCCGGAATGCCTGGCGCAGGACATGGCGGCGTTCTACGCGGTCGCCGATCGCACCCGGTTGCGGGTGGTGCAGGAATCATTGTCCGGCACCTGGGAGGCGCTGCTGGACCGGCGGGTGGATCTGCTGGTCGGGGCGGCCGGGGAAGGGCCCAGCGGCGGAGGCTACGTGACCGAGCCGCTGGGCACGTTGCCGTTCGTGTTCGCGGTCGCGCCCAGTCACCCGCTGGCGCAGGCGCCGGAACCGCTCAGTCGCAGCCAGTTGAGCGCGCATCGTGCGATCGCGGTGGCGGACTCGGCACGGCGGCTGTTGCCGCGCACGGTCGGGTTGCTGTTCGGCCAGGACGCGCTGACCGTGCCGGACATGCGCAGCAAGTATCGGCTGCAACTGGCCGGGCTCGGCTTCGGCTTTCTGCCCGAGCCGTATGCGCGTGCCGCGCTGGCGCGTGGCACGCTGGTGCGCAAGGCCGTGGAGGAGCCGAAGCCGGACGAGGTGTTCCAGCTGGCCTGGCGCAGCGGCGAGGAGGGCGCGGCGCTCGCCTGGTGGCGCGCGCGCATGCGTCAGTCGGGCGTGTTCGCGGCATGGCTGGCGCAGATGGCGGCGCGGCTGGACGAGGGTGTGTGA
- a CDS encoding CsbD family protein, producing MDKNRTEGAKNQIKGTIKEVAGKATGNKLKEVEGKMQKNAGKVQSEVGKARDHARG from the coding sequence ATGGACAAGAATCGCACCGAAGGCGCCAAGAACCAGATCAAGGGCACCATCAAGGAAGTCGCTGGCAAGGCCACCGGCAACAAGCTGAAGGAAGTCGAAGGCAAGATGCAGAAGAACGCTGGCAAGGTACAGAGTGAAGTGGGCAAGGCGCGCGACCACGCACGCGGCTGA
- a CDS encoding PhoH family protein, whose protein sequence is MTRGKRIYVLDTNVLMHDPTALFKFEEHDVFLPMQVIEELDNAKKGMSEVSRNARQVSRFLNELIEGAGAEQIESGIPLSHPQGIQLKSTGSIGRLYFQVRPVEPGRSFGSVAPDNKILAAVLALREEQPEIPVILVSKDINLRIKAAISGLVAEDYENDRALDDFSLLYTGAIELPENFWQKHNQDLRSWSDKGRTCYEIALAADEDWYPNQYLYLPGEDEVELRVVKVNAERKATLALVDDFRSGQHAVWGIAARNREQNFALNALMDPEIDFVTLLGTAGTGKTLLALAAGLAQTMDQQRYREIIMTRATVSVGEDIGFLPGTEEEKMTPWMGALTDNLEVLTHTQEGGTWGRQATNDLLASRIKIRSMNFMRGRTFLSRYLILDEAQNLTPKQMKTLITRAGPGTKIVCLGNVEQIDTPYLTETTSGLTYAVDRFKAWPHSAHITLRRGERSRLADYASEVL, encoded by the coding sequence ATGACCCGAGGCAAGCGCATCTACGTGCTGGATACCAACGTGCTGATGCACGATCCGACCGCGCTGTTCAAGTTCGAGGAACACGACGTGTTCCTGCCGATGCAGGTGATCGAGGAACTGGACAATGCCAAGAAGGGCATGTCCGAAGTCAGCCGCAACGCGCGCCAGGTCAGCCGTTTCCTCAACGAGCTGATCGAGGGCGCCGGCGCCGAGCAGATCGAATCCGGCATCCCGCTCAGCCATCCGCAGGGCATCCAGCTCAAGAGCACCGGCAGCATCGGCCGGCTGTACTTCCAGGTGCGCCCGGTCGAGCCGGGGCGCAGCTTCGGCAGCGTCGCCCCGGACAACAAGATCCTGGCCGCGGTGCTGGCGCTGCGCGAGGAGCAGCCGGAAATCCCGGTGATCCTGGTGTCCAAGGACATCAACCTGCGGATCAAGGCGGCGATCAGCGGGCTGGTCGCCGAGGACTACGAGAACGACCGCGCGCTCGACGATTTCAGCCTGCTCTACACCGGCGCGATCGAGCTGCCGGAGAATTTCTGGCAGAAGCACAACCAGGACCTGCGCAGCTGGAGCGACAAGGGCCGCACCTGCTACGAGATCGCCCTGGCCGCCGACGAGGACTGGTATCCGAACCAGTACCTGTACCTGCCCGGCGAGGACGAAGTGGAACTGCGCGTGGTCAAGGTCAACGCCGAGCGCAAGGCGACGCTGGCGCTGGTCGACGACTTCCGCAGCGGCCAGCACGCGGTGTGGGGCATCGCCGCGCGCAACCGCGAGCAGAACTTCGCGCTCAACGCGCTGATGGATCCGGAAATCGACTTCGTCACCCTGCTCGGCACCGCCGGTACCGGCAAGACCCTGCTGGCGCTGGCCGCGGGCCTGGCGCAGACCATGGACCAGCAGCGCTACCGCGAGATCATCATGACCCGCGCCACGGTGAGCGTCGGCGAGGACATCGGCTTTTTGCCCGGCACCGAGGAAGAGAAGATGACGCCGTGGATGGGCGCGCTCACCGACAACCTGGAAGTGCTCACCCACACCCAGGAAGGCGGCACCTGGGGCCGCCAGGCCACCAACGACCTGCTCGCCAGCCGCATCAAGATCCGCTCGATGAACTTCATGCGCGGGCGCACCTTCCTGTCGCGCTACCTGATCCTGGACGAAGCGCAGAACCTGACGCCGAAGCAGATGAAGACGCTGATCACCCGTGCCGGCCCCGGCACCAAGATCGTGTGCCTGGGCAACGTCGAACAGATCGACACGCCCTACCTGACCGAGACCACCTCCGGCCTGACCTACGCGGTGGACCGCTTCAAGGCCTGGCCGCACAGCGCGCACATCACCCTGCGCCGCGGCGAGCGCTCGCGCCTGGCCGACTACGCCTCGGAGGTGCTGTGA
- a CDS encoding SDR family NAD(P)-dependent oxidoreductase codes for MNIDLSGKIALVTGSTAGIGFGIAKGLAAAGAEVALNGRDQARTEAAVAALKRDLPAASVRAVVGDVATAAGCDAIVAALPAVDILVNNAGIFGMQDFFETPDAEWERFLAVNVMSGVRLSRAYLQGMAEKGWGRVLFVSSESGLNIPVEMIHYGVTKTADLALSRGLAKRMAGTGVTVNAILPGPTLTEGVAAMLSEQVEQSGKPLEEVAADFVKAHRASSIIRRAATVEEVANLCVYVASPQASATTGAALRVDGGVVDTIA; via the coding sequence ATGAACATCGATCTATCCGGGAAAATCGCCCTCGTCACCGGCTCCACCGCGGGCATCGGCTTCGGAATCGCCAAGGGCCTGGCCGCGGCGGGCGCCGAGGTCGCGCTGAACGGTCGCGACCAGGCCCGTACCGAGGCCGCCGTCGCGGCGCTCAAGCGCGACCTCCCGGCCGCCAGCGTGCGCGCCGTGGTGGGCGACGTGGCGACTGCAGCCGGCTGCGATGCGATCGTCGCCGCGCTTCCTGCGGTCGATATCCTGGTCAACAACGCCGGCATCTTCGGGATGCAGGACTTCTTCGAGACACCCGACGCGGAGTGGGAGCGCTTCCTGGCCGTCAACGTGATGTCCGGCGTGCGCCTGTCGCGCGCGTATCTGCAAGGAATGGCGGAAAAGGGCTGGGGGCGCGTGCTCTTCGTCTCGTCGGAGTCCGGACTCAATATCCCGGTCGAGATGATTCACTACGGCGTGACCAAGACCGCCGATCTGGCCCTGTCGCGCGGCTTGGCCAAGCGCATGGCCGGCACCGGCGTCACCGTGAATGCGATCCTGCCGGGGCCGACGCTGACCGAAGGCGTCGCCGCCATGTTGTCCGAGCAGGTGGAGCAGTCCGGCAAGCCGCTGGAGGAGGTCGCCGCCGATTTCGTCAAGGCGCATCGCGCCAGCTCGATCATCCGCCGCGCCGCGACGGTGGAGGAGGTCGCCAATCTGTGCGTCTACGTCGCGTCGCCGCAGGCATCCGCGACCACCGGTGCGGCGCTGCGCGTCGACGGCGGTGTGGTGGATACCATCGCCTGA
- a CDS encoding CPBP family intramembrane glutamic endopeptidase produces MPVVGLLGLSLVWIETRSSLACGVARPRLVSVIGWTALLVLLTVGFITPVLQPLIDTITGHKTDYSAYGALKGNVQATTHLIGAAWLSAALGEELVFRAFLMHQLDALLGRLRGGRWIAALVGGVVFGLMHAAQGASGILLTGVVGTMFGYAYLRSRRNLWAMILAHGLIDTWGVTTLYLGWY; encoded by the coding sequence ATGCCCGTGGTCGGCCTGCTCGGTCTCTCCTTGGTGTGGATCGAAACGCGCTCCTCCCTCGCGTGCGGCGTGGCGCGCCCTCGCCTGGTGTCGGTGATCGGCTGGACCGCGCTGCTGGTGCTGTTGACCGTGGGCTTCATCACGCCGGTGCTGCAACCGCTGATCGACACCATCACCGGGCACAAGACCGACTACAGCGCCTACGGCGCGCTCAAGGGCAACGTCCAGGCGACGACTCATCTGATCGGCGCGGCGTGGCTGAGCGCAGCGCTCGGCGAAGAACTGGTGTTCCGCGCCTTCCTCATGCACCAGCTCGATGCGCTGCTGGGGCGTCTGCGCGGCGGCCGCTGGATCGCCGCACTGGTCGGCGGCGTGGTGTTCGGCCTGATGCACGCCGCGCAAGGCGCCTCTGGCATCCTGCTGACCGGCGTGGTCGGCACGATGTTCGGCTATGCCTATCTGCGCTCCAGGCGCAACCTGTGGGCGATGATCCTCGCGCATGGCCTGATCGACACCTGGGGCGTGACCACCCTGTATCTGGGCTGGTACTGA
- a CDS encoding pirin family protein produces the protein MLQIRPANTRGRAEHGWLSSRHTFSFGHYHDPRHMGFGPLRVINEDRVQPGQGFGTHAHRDMEILSYVVEGALEHKDSMGNGSVLRYGDVQRMSAGSGVTHSEFNHSASEPVHFLQIWVMPERAGIDPGYEEKHFAPDSKRGQLRLIAAPQGEDGAVRIHQDARIYASILDGDARLDYPLAAGRGAYVQVVRGTLSVNGQTLQAGDAVQAIDEASLQFADAQDSEFLLFDLPR, from the coding sequence ATGCTGCAGATCCGCCCCGCCAATACCCGTGGCCGCGCCGAACACGGCTGGCTGTCCTCGCGCCACACCTTCTCCTTCGGCCATTATCACGACCCGCGCCACATGGGCTTCGGGCCGCTGCGGGTGATCAACGAGGACCGCGTGCAGCCCGGCCAGGGCTTCGGCACCCACGCCCATCGCGACATGGAGATCCTGTCCTATGTGGTCGAAGGCGCGCTGGAGCACAAGGACAGCATGGGCAACGGCTCGGTGCTGCGCTACGGCGACGTGCAGCGCATGAGCGCCGGCTCCGGGGTCACCCACAGCGAGTTCAACCACTCCGCCAGCGAGCCGGTGCACTTCCTGCAGATCTGGGTGATGCCCGAGCGCGCCGGGATCGATCCGGGATACGAGGAGAAGCACTTCGCCCCCGACAGCAAGCGCGGCCAGTTGCGACTGATCGCGGCCCCGCAGGGCGAGGACGGCGCGGTGCGCATCCATCAGGACGCGCGCATCTACGCCTCCATCCTCGACGGTGATGCGCGCCTGGACTACCCGCTGGCGGCCGGGCGCGGCGCCTATGTGCAGGTGGTGCGCGGCACGCTGAGCGTCAACGGCCAGACCCTGCAGGCCGGCGACGCGGTCCAGGCGATCGACGAGGCCAGCCTGCAGTTCGCCGATGCCCAGGACAGCGAGTTCCTGCTGTTCGACCTGCCGCGCTGA
- a CDS encoding YoaK family protein, with translation MNLELPRWAWAFAGALAAVAGMVNVVGYLGFEHQAVTHLTGTTTLLGAALADGDARAIAQLVGVVLAFLGGSMLGGFIVQDSRLRLGRRYGVALALEALLLLAAMQAFKQQQLAGAVLAAIACGLQNATTTVYSGAVVRTTHLTGMFTDLGIGLGQALRGLPLPRRRIRLSLLIIGGFLCGGVLGAWAYRQVGFDALLGPALLTGTVGTLYALQAHYRSRER, from the coding sequence ATGAACCTGGAACTGCCACGCTGGGCCTGGGCCTTCGCCGGGGCGCTGGCCGCCGTCGCCGGCATGGTCAACGTGGTCGGCTATCTCGGCTTCGAGCATCAGGCGGTCACCCACCTCACCGGCACCACCACCCTGCTCGGCGCCGCGCTGGCCGACGGCGACGCGCGCGCGATCGCGCAACTGGTCGGCGTGGTGCTGGCGTTCCTCGGCGGATCGATGCTCGGCGGCTTCATCGTGCAGGACAGCCGCCTGCGCCTGGGCCGCCGCTACGGCGTGGCGCTGGCGCTGGAAGCGCTGCTGCTGCTGGCGGCGATGCAGGCGTTCAAGCAGCAGCAACTCGCCGGCGCGGTCCTCGCCGCGATCGCCTGCGGCCTGCAGAACGCCACCACCACCGTCTACAGCGGCGCGGTGGTGCGTACCACCCACCTCACCGGCATGTTCACCGACCTGGGCATCGGCCTGGGCCAGGCGCTGCGTGGACTGCCGCTGCCGCGCCGACGCATCCGTCTGAGCCTGCTGATCATCGGCGGCTTCCTGTGCGGCGGTGTCCTCGGCGCCTGGGCCTACCGGCAGGTCGGCTTCGACGCCCTGCTCGGCCCCGCCCTGCTGACCGGCACGGTCGGCACGCTATACGCGCTGCAGGCGCACTACCGCAGCCGCGAACGCTGA
- the thiD gene encoding bifunctional hydroxymethylpyrimidine kinase/phosphomethylpyrimidine kinase, whose translation MSEPTVVSALSIAGTDSGGGAGLQADLKTFAAHRVHGLAAAAALTAQHTRGVTAVHVPPLSFLRAQIDACFADFDIAAVKLGMLANAEVIHLVADALEEYRPPWVVLDPVMVATSGAKLLQDDALDALRGRLLPLATLVTPNVPEAQLLLGRPIDTADDAEHASAALLEAGAQAVLLKGGHLQEGQRVIDRYDDGVSRSEFSHARLALDAHGTGCTLAAAIAAQLCQGLALPAACEAAIDYVARALRGSYRPGRSDVAVLDHFGAARGP comes from the coding sequence ATGAGCGAACCCACCGTCGTCTCCGCGCTGAGCATCGCCGGCACCGATTCCGGCGGCGGCGCCGGCCTCCAGGCCGATCTCAAGACCTTCGCCGCGCACCGCGTGCACGGGCTGGCGGCCGCCGCCGCGCTGACCGCGCAGCACACCCGCGGCGTCACCGCGGTGCATGTGCCGCCGCTGTCGTTCCTGCGCGCGCAGATCGATGCCTGCTTCGCCGACTTCGACATCGCCGCGGTCAAGCTCGGCATGCTCGCCAACGCCGAGGTGATCCACCTGGTCGCCGATGCGCTGGAGGAGTACCGCCCGCCGTGGGTGGTGCTGGACCCGGTGATGGTGGCCACCAGCGGCGCCAAGCTGCTGCAGGACGACGCCCTGGACGCGCTGCGCGGCCGCCTGTTGCCGCTGGCGACACTGGTGACGCCGAACGTGCCGGAAGCGCAGTTGCTGCTCGGCCGCCCGATCGACACCGCCGACGACGCCGAGCACGCCAGCGCGGCGCTGCTCGAGGCCGGCGCACAGGCGGTGCTGCTCAAGGGCGGTCATCTGCAGGAAGGCCAGCGGGTGATCGACCGCTACGACGACGGCGTCAGCCGCAGCGAGTTCAGCCACGCACGACTGGCGCTGGACGCACACGGCACCGGCTGCACCCTGGCCGCGGCGATCGCCGCACAGTTGTGCCAGGGCCTGGCCTTGCCGGCCGCCTGCGAAGCGGCGATCGACTACGTGGCGCGCGCCCTGCGCGGCAGTTACCGGCCCGGCCGCAGCGACGTGGCGGTGCTGGATCACTTCGGCGCGGCGCGCGGCCCATGA
- a CDS encoding peroxiredoxin produces MKDGDTLDRSTLALPLALSGGASATLGDYAGRWLVLYFYPKDSTPGCTTEGIEFNALLPQFEQAGATVLGVSRDSVKSHDNFCAKQGFRFPLISDADEALCRAFDVIKEKNMYGRQVLGIERSTFLLSPTGQLVRSWRKVKVPGHAQAVLDALQAAAKQ; encoded by the coding sequence ATGAAGGACGGCGACACCCTGGACCGCAGCACGCTGGCCTTGCCGCTGGCGCTGTCCGGCGGCGCAAGCGCCACGCTCGGCGACTACGCCGGCCGCTGGCTGGTGCTGTATTTCTATCCGAAGGACAGCACGCCCGGCTGCACCACCGAGGGCATCGAGTTCAATGCGTTGCTGCCGCAGTTCGAACAGGCCGGCGCCACCGTGCTGGGCGTGTCGCGCGACTCGGTGAAGTCGCACGACAATTTCTGCGCCAAGCAGGGCTTCCGCTTCCCCCTGATCAGCGATGCCGACGAAGCGCTGTGCCGCGCCTTCGACGTGATCAAGGAAAAGAACATGTACGGCCGCCAGGTGCTGGGCATCGAGCGCAGCACCTTCCTGCTCTCGCCGACCGGCCAACTGGTCCGCAGCTGGCGCAAGGTCAAGGTCCCCGGCCACGCCCAGGCCGTGCTAGACGCGCTGCAGGCCGCCGCCAAGCAGTGA
- the glgX gene encoding glycogen debranching protein GlgX has product MRHPTSAAYATPSRIREGRPFPRGAVFDGQGTNFALFSAHATRVELCLFDEDGTETRLDLPEYTNEIWHGYLPDVKPGQRYGYRVHGPYAPSEGHRFNPNKLLLDPYARELEGDLIWADELYGYTVGHADGDLSFDERDSAPFMPKCVVVEDTYDWEDDQRLLTPWSQTLVYETHVRGYTMRHPQVPDELRGTCAGLAQEPVLRYIKELGVSAVELLPVHAYLDDQHLLDKDLRNYWGYNTLGFFAIKSRYLASGHRDEFRDMVKAMHRQGLEVILDVVYNHTAEGSELGPTLSFRGIDNASYYRLAEDKRYYINDTGTGNTLNLSNSRVIQFVNDSLRYWAGEMHVDGFRFDLATILGREPTGFDQRGGFLDACNQDPLLSQVKLIAEPWDCGPGGYQVGHFPPGWSEWNDKFRDNARAFWKGDEGKLAEFATRFTGSADLFDRRGRRPWASVNFITAHDGFTLHDLVSYNGKHNDANGEGNRDGSDHDSSCNYGVEGETDDAGILQLRERQMKNLLATLLLSQGTPMLLAGDERAQTQGGNNNTYCQDNEITWIDWERDPTEGRLTAFVKALSALRQRYPILTRGRFLNGQYNEEAGVRDLTWLNPGGTEMDDAHWTDAGARSVGLLLEGKAQTSGVKELANDHTLLIVINAYHEGVSFVLPSSEEELHWKLVLSTDDALQVDSMPAGASEFLAPPRSVSVFECQTAGA; this is encoded by the coding sequence ATGCGCCATCCGACCAGTGCCGCCTATGCCACCCCTTCGCGCATCCGCGAGGGGCGTCCCTTTCCGCGCGGCGCCGTCTTCGACGGCCAGGGCACCAACTTCGCGCTGTTTTCGGCGCACGCTACCCGCGTGGAGCTGTGCCTGTTCGACGAAGACGGGACCGAGACCCGACTGGACCTGCCCGAATACACCAACGAAATCTGGCACGGCTACCTGCCCGACGTGAAGCCGGGCCAGCGCTACGGCTATCGCGTGCACGGCCCCTACGCGCCCAGCGAAGGCCACCGCTTCAACCCCAACAAGCTGCTGCTCGATCCCTATGCGCGCGAGCTCGAGGGCGACCTGATCTGGGCCGACGAGCTGTACGGCTACACCGTCGGCCATGCGGACGGCGACCTGAGCTTCGACGAGCGCGACAGCGCACCGTTCATGCCCAAGTGCGTGGTGGTCGAGGACACCTACGACTGGGAGGACGACCAGCGCCTGCTCACCCCGTGGAGCCAGACCCTGGTCTACGAGACCCACGTGCGCGGCTACACCATGCGCCACCCGCAGGTGCCGGACGAACTGCGCGGCACCTGCGCCGGCCTGGCCCAGGAACCGGTGCTGCGCTACATCAAGGAACTGGGCGTCAGCGCAGTGGAACTGCTGCCGGTGCACGCCTACCTCGACGACCAGCATCTGCTCGACAAGGACCTGCGCAACTACTGGGGCTACAACACGCTCGGCTTCTTCGCGATCAAGTCGCGCTACCTGGCCAGCGGCCATCGCGACGAGTTCCGCGACATGGTCAAGGCCATGCATCGCCAGGGCCTGGAGGTCATCCTCGACGTTGTCTACAACCACACCGCCGAAGGCAGCGAGTTGGGCCCGACCCTGTCCTTCCGTGGCATCGACAACGCCAGCTACTACCGCCTGGCCGAGGACAAGCGCTACTACATCAACGACACCGGCACCGGCAATACGCTCAACCTGAGCAATTCGCGGGTGATCCAGTTCGTCAACGATTCGCTGCGCTACTGGGCCGGCGAGATGCACGTGGACGGTTTCCGGTTCGACCTGGCCACCATCCTCGGCCGCGAGCCGACCGGCTTCGACCAGCGCGGCGGCTTCCTCGACGCGTGCAACCAGGATCCCCTGCTGTCGCAGGTCAAGCTGATCGCCGAACCCTGGGACTGCGGCCCCGGCGGCTACCAGGTCGGTCACTTCCCGCCGGGCTGGTCCGAGTGGAACGACAAGTTCCGCGACAACGCCCGCGCGTTCTGGAAGGGCGATGAAGGCAAGCTCGCCGAGTTCGCCACCCGCTTCACCGGCTCGGCCGATCTGTTCGACCGGCGCGGGCGCCGGCCGTGGGCCTCGGTGAACTTCATCACCGCGCACGACGGCTTCACCCTGCACGACCTGGTCAGCTACAACGGCAAGCACAACGACGCCAATGGCGAGGGCAACCGCGACGGTTCCGACCACGACAGCTCCTGCAACTACGGCGTCGAAGGCGAGACCGACGACGCCGGCATCCTGCAGTTGCGCGAGCGGCAGATGAAGAACCTGCTGGCGACGCTGTTGCTATCGCAGGGCACGCCGATGCTACTGGCCGGCGACGAGCGCGCACAGACCCAGGGCGGCAACAACAACACCTACTGCCAGGACAACGAGATCACCTGGATCGACTGGGAGCGCGACCCCACCGAGGGCCGCCTCACCGCCTTCGTCAAGGCGCTGAGCGCGCTGCGCCAGCGCTACCCGATCCTGACCCGCGGTCGCTTCCTCAACGGCCAGTACAACGAAGAAGCCGGCGTTCGCGACCTCACCTGGCTCAACCCGGGCGGCACCGAGATGGACGATGCGCACTGGACCGATGCCGGCGCACGCTCGGTCGGGCTGTTGCTGGAAGGCAAGGCGCAGACCTCCGGCGTCAAGGAACTGGCCAACGATCATACCTTGCTGATCGTCATCAACGCCTACCACGAGGGCGTGAGCTTCGTGCTGCCGTCCTCGGAAGAGGAACTGCACTGGAAGCTGGTGCTGTCCACCGACGATGCGCTGCAGGTCGACAGCATGCCGGCCGGTGCCAGCGAGTTCCTGGCGCCGCCGCGCAGCGTCAGCGTGTTCGAGTGCCAGACCGCGGGCGCATAG